A genomic window from Candidatus Kouleothrix ribensis includes:
- the rpoD gene encoding RNA polymerase sigma factor RpoD, whose translation MLEQLLEIARTQGYLTYSDILEALPQPEHHVADVDQLYAALQAEGIRVVETPTEITDAPASIEDDLLAELPDLTDIALDDPVRMYLQEIGQVPLLSAEQEVTLAKQMEVGDWAKASLEREEYQSWQERCMLEQHLTRGNDARQHLIQANLRLVVSIAKKYTSYGLTMMDLVQEGNIGLMRAVEKFDYTKGHKFSTYATWWIRQAITRAIADQSRTIRLPVHMGEAISQVKRTSHKLQQSMQREPTPEEIADAMGMSPNKVRRTLEASMHPLSLEMPVGQEGEGRMGDFIEDDRISTPADAAAASMLREQIEEVLQKLPERERKIIQLRYGLKDGRYRTLEEVGVEFGITRERIRQIEAVALRKLRHPHLGKKLRGYLD comes from the coding sequence ATGCTGGAGCAATTGCTCGAGATCGCCCGCACACAGGGCTATCTCACCTATAGCGACATCCTCGAGGCGCTTCCGCAACCGGAACACCACGTTGCCGATGTAGATCAGCTCTACGCGGCCCTGCAAGCCGAGGGTATTCGGGTTGTTGAGACGCCCACCGAGATCACCGACGCTCCAGCCTCGATCGAAGACGATCTCCTCGCTGAACTCCCCGACCTGACCGATATCGCGCTCGACGACCCGGTGCGCATGTACCTCCAGGAAATCGGCCAGGTGCCACTGCTCTCGGCCGAGCAAGAGGTGACGCTGGCCAAGCAGATGGAGGTTGGCGATTGGGCCAAGGCCTCGCTCGAACGCGAGGAATACCAGTCGTGGCAAGAGCGCTGTATGCTCGAGCAGCACCTCACGCGCGGCAACGACGCCCGCCAGCACCTGATCCAGGCCAATCTGCGCCTGGTCGTCTCGATTGCCAAGAAGTATACTTCGTATGGCCTGACGATGATGGATCTGGTGCAAGAGGGCAATATCGGCCTGATGCGCGCAGTCGAGAAATTCGATTACACCAAGGGCCATAAATTCTCGACGTACGCGACCTGGTGGATTCGCCAGGCAATCACCCGCGCAATCGCCGACCAGAGCCGCACCATCCGCCTGCCGGTGCATATGGGCGAGGCGATCAGTCAGGTCAAGCGCACCTCGCATAAGCTTCAGCAGTCGATGCAGCGCGAGCCGACACCCGAAGAGATCGCCGACGCCATGGGCATGAGCCCGAACAAGGTGCGCCGCACGCTCGAGGCCTCGATGCATCCGCTCTCGCTCGAGATGCCGGTTGGCCAGGAGGGCGAGGGCCGCATGGGCGATTTCATCGAAGACGATCGGATCTCGACGCCGGCCGACGCAGCTGCGGCCTCGATGCTGCGCGAGCAGATCGAAGAGGTGCTCCAGAAGCTGCCTGAGCGCGAGCGCAAGATCATCCAGCTGCGCTATGGCCTGAAAGATGGCCGCTACCGCACACTCGAAGAGGTTGGCGTCGAGTTCGGTATCACGCGCGAGCGCATCCGCCAGA